The Deltaproteobacteria bacterium genome contains the following window.
CGTATTTCAGAATTTCTCGTCGGACCTCCTTGAAATTGGCTACCGGGAATTGCAAACAAAGGCTTCCATCCGATGTATAATAAACCTTTTGGTCATTATGCCAAATCTGTTCGGAGACCCAATTGGCAACCTGGGGGCTGAAACGAAGACATACCTCCATCGATTCCTTGCCGCTCATGACCCCGAAATTCCTGTCCAAATATTCCTTTATAGGTGGAAGATATTCTGGAAGCGGGAGTTCCGGGACAACTTTTTCAATGGTTCGAACCCGGGACAGGGCGAAGTCTCGAAGCGCTTTCTTAAGTCGGCAGAAGGCGATAAGGTGCCAATTTCCTAAATAACAGAAAAGATGCAGAGGACGGATGACCCTTTCGGTCGACTCGTTCTTATGGGGAGAGAAATAATTTATTTTGAGGGTTTCCTCCTGGAAAAGGGCATAAAGGACGGGATGGAAGATGTTTTCATCTACCTTGGAATAAACGACATTTTTTATGGACACCTTTTTCCGGACTTCATCCAGACCTGGGGGTGGATTGACGAAACGGAAAGCAAGGAATTTTTCAAAGGCCTTATCCAGGGAGTCTTTGAGACGGCGATCGGGCATTACAGCGGTAAATCTCAAGGCCAGGCAAAGAGCAAAAAGTTCTTCTTCCTTAAGCCATACAGGAGGAAGCTCAAAGTGCGGGTCTTCGTAGATATAACCTTTTTCCTGGGAATGATAGACAAGAGGTGCCCCCAATCGGTCTCGAATGAATTCGATGTCTCTCTGGGCCTGCTTTTCGGAGACTTCAAAACTCTCAGCCAATTTCCGGGCGTTGGGATATCGGCACCCCTTAATTTGACCATGAAACCAGTAGTATCTTTCATAAGCGAGTTTCTTGCCCATTATGTCTCCTTATCAGTCCAAAGTCCAAGGTCTCAAGTCTAAAGTCTATGGTCCAAAATCCCAGGTCCAGACTCATTTAAATTTGCTGCCTTTAAATTCTGAATGATGGAGGTATTTCATTAGCCCTGAAAGCATCTGGTTGATTTCAATTGTTAAAGTCGACTTTTTTTCTTAACCCCATAATCGGCCTTTTTTTCGGCAACTGAAAATTGTTCCGGACCTTCCTTGTACTGAATCTCCACCCTGATTTTGGCTCCCAATATTTCCGTCACCCGGCGCAGCATGCTTAAAGAATGTCCTTCATAGGAAGGTGACTCCAGTCGGCTGATTTGTTGTTGCGAAGTGCCTACTTTTTCAGCCAGTTCTTTTTGGGACAGGCCGGATTTTTTTCTCAGGGAGGCCAATTGCAAGGCTACATCCCAGGCCTGGCCAGCCTTTTTGAAGCGGTCAGCAAAATCCTCATCCTTTAATTGTTCTTCAAGGTATCGATCAAAATCGGTTTTTCTTTTCATGGCGATTTTCTCTTTTCCCAGTCTTCTTTCCGTGACTTGGCAATTATTAAATCTGCCTCCGAAATTTTTGTGGCCTTATTCCGTATCCCAACGGTAATATAAAATTCTATGCTAAATTTCATAATTATTCAACATCAATATTGATGTAATAAATTATTTATTCCTCCGCCCCAAAAAATAAAAACCCCCACTCCTTTTTGGGAATCGGGGGTTTCGGCCATCCTTTAACCATGCCATATCTCCTTTTGTAGGCAGGCAGCGGTTTATAAGTATTCTATTTTTCTGACACTCTATTTACCAGATTGTGTTTGAAAAATCAACCTGCAATAGTACGAAAATAGATTTTTGGCACGGATTTCACGGATTACACGGTTAAAGCCATGGGGTATCCCACGATCCGTTAAGTCTGGGATGAGGGATGAAATAGCTGATCCGGGTATAATCCCTGTGTCAGGCTTTGTGCCCGACCCGTGCCTAACTAATCCTTTATTTTGCTATAGGCTCCGGGGGACGTACAGGTTTAATAGGTGTAGCTATGGCGGGAAAAGCAATCTGTGATCAGGTGAGGGCTAACCCCGCTCCTTTTCAAGAGCGGGGTTTTTCTTTTTGAAATCCTATGGCAGGATGGGAATCAGGATTTTTTTCTTTTGGCCTCTTCCTCGTCCCGCAAGATTTTTCGCAGGACCTTGCCGACGGCTGATTTGGGCAGGGAATCTCTGAATTCAACCTTCTTGGGTACTTTATAAGCGGCCAGCTTTTCCCGGCAAAAGGTAATGATTTCCTCCTCGCTGGCGGTCTCTCCGGTCTTTAAGACGATGCAGGCCTTAACGGTTTCCCCGCGGTACTGGTCGGGAATTCCTACGGAAACGGCGTCCTGGACCTTGGGATGCTGGAAGAGCACTTCATCGATCTCCCGGGGATAGATATTAAAACCGCCGGCGATGATCATGTCTTTTTTACGGTCGACAATAAAGAGATAGCCGTCTTCGTCCCTGACGGCGATATCGCCGGTATAGAGCCAGCCGTCCTTCAATTGACCGGCTGTTTCCTCCGGTTCTTCCCAATAGCCCTTCATGATCAGAGGACTCTTGATAATAATCTCCCCGGGCTGCCCTTGAGGGACTTCTTCTTTCCCTTCCGCCAGATCCACCAACCGCAGATCCGTATCCGGAAAGGGGATACCGATACTGCCGGTCTTTTTCAGACCCAGGATAGGGCTGGAGGTACCCAGGGAAGTGGTTTCGCTCATGCCCCAGCCTTCCCCGAAATAAATCCCCATATCTTTAACCTGCTCGATGAGTTCCACCGGCATGGGCGCACCGCCGGAATTAAGTAAACCGAGCTTTTTGTCCAACTGGAGTTCCGAGGCCCTGGGATGATTGATCAGGGCGGTGATCAGGGTCGGCACTGTGGGAAAGAAGGTAATTTTTTCGAATTTGGCCAACAGGTCCACCAGTTCATCGATTTGAAAACGGGGGACCAGAATCTGGGTAGCGCAATTCAGGAGGGCGTTATTCATGACCACGATATTGCCGTAGACATGAAAATAGGGGAGTATGGCCAGAAATATCCTCTTTTCCGGGGGAGTGAGGCTCATGGTCGGAGTCCCCCAGAGAGAACACTGCAGGGTGGCCGCTATGACGTTGGCATGGGTCAGGATCGCCCCCTTGGGCAGGCCGGTGGTCCCGCCGGTAAACTGGATCAGGGCCGGGTCTTCCGGATTCACCTGCACTTTCGGGCGCTTGGTGCTGGAACAGTTTTCAATCAAAAGCGAAAAATGGTGCCAGCCTTCCTCCAGATCCAGATCTTTCGGGGTGCTTTGACCAAACCCATTGATAAAATCGGTTACCCTGGTCACAATAACCCGGGGGATGGAGACGGTCTGGCAAAGGGCCTTGATATGGGGAAGGACCATGTCAAAAGTAACCAGGGTGGTGATCCCGGTTTTGGCCGCCAGGGCCTTTAATTCATCCGGGGTATACATAGGGTTCAGATTGACGACAATCGCCCCCAGAGACAAGGCGGCATAATAGGCTATGGGATATTGGGGGCAGTTCGGCAAATGTAATCCTACCCGGTCGCCTTTGGAGATCCCCAAGGCCCCCAGGGCATTGGCCATGCGCAGGACATAGTTCCGCAGCTCATAGAAGGTCATTTCGGTGCCGTAAAAATTGAAAGCGGCTTTGTCCGGAAAGGCATTGGCCGGCAGTTGCAGTAAATCATGGACCGGCAAACGGGGGTAACGGATCGTAGTGGGTACATTGTAATCATAATGTTGGTGCCAGGGGTGTTCCTTTTGCATCTCGTCCTCCTATGGGGTGAAGTAGTGGTCTCTTATGAAAAGAGAGAATTTCTATTGGGACATGGGGGCCTGTTCATGATACCCATTATATTTTCAGAAAAACCGAAAAAACTATTAACCGAGTAGATCTAATGAATCTTTTTTAGACACGGGTAAAGATTTAGAAAGAAATAATATAGGTGGGAAAAGAAAGTCAATATTTTTTTGAATTAGGACGTAGATTTTCGCGGATACCCGCAGATACTTTTTTTAGGCAGGAATTAGAGGAGTAGCCTGGATTCCCGCCTGCGCAGAGATTTTAAAGGGACTTTTTATTTTACAAAAACAATGCGAGTTAATCAATGGTCTCGAATACTTCTAATACTACAGCGACACTTTTCCCGTCATCCCCGAATGTCTTTATCGGTAATCCAGGTTTTTCCAGAAAATGAGAAAACCAAAGTCCCTGGATTCCGCTCCCCGATTTAGACATTCGGGGACAGGCTTTAAAGCCTGCCGGAATGACGGTTAAGGGGCGCATTAGCAAAATGTAGGGTGGGTGGAGTGATAACGGAACCCACCAATTAATGTGGTCCTTACGTCTCCTTCGTTTTTATATAATGGTGGGTTCCGCTCCGCTGCACCCACCCTACCGGAATTTTGCCACAGGATCGACAAAACTTTGTCGATGTTGATTGACTAAGCGCCTAAAATAAGAACTTGAAAGGCCATCTTGATGTTGACAGATAAGCAGGGAAATGGTAAAAAAGTTTTTAATATAGAAATTTGCATTTTGGACGCCAATGAACTCGAATCGGCTGAGGGCCGATCGTGCAGATTGCCAGGATTTAATTTGAGTTTATTTCTTGAATCTGCGGGTATCGGCGAAAATCTGCGTCCTGATTTAAGGGAGGGATGGCCGAGTGGTTTAAGGCGGCGGTCTTGAAAACCGTTTTCCCTCCGGGGAACGGGGGTTCGAATCCCTCTCCCTCCGCCACTCAAAGCTGTCAGCCATTAGGGGTCAGCTTTCGGCTTTTTCCCCTGTTTGCAACTATCTGAATCTGATTACCGTTTAACGGAGAGATGACCGAGTAGGCTTAAGGTGCTCGCCTGCTAAGCGAGTGTAGGGGGAAACCTCTACCGAGGGTTCGAATCCCTCTCTCTCCGCCACTTCTATTTCGGATTTCGGATTTCGGAATTTTATAGAAATCCAGCGAACCTTATTGTAGATAATAGGCATGAGGCAAACAAAGCATGGGGGAAACGGCTAACCTGTCGCCCCTGGCCCCTTGGCCTATAGCCTTCTTTAAGCATCCTGTATCCAAGATGCTGTTCTTTATGGCGTTTTAGCTTTTTGCGGCGGATTTTGGTCCATTTTGGCCTGGCAGATACGGATGTACTCATCCATCTTGGGAGGGTGGGGGGTGTCCGGGAATTTACGGAGGATGCCTTCAAATCTACCCAGAGCCGCTTCGTATTTTTTCCCTTTAAAATAAAATTCTCCGATATAATATTCGTGAGCGACTAAATTTTTCCTGGCGCTGATCAGATTGGTTTGGGCTTGAGAGACATATTCGCTCTTGGGGAAGCCCTTAATCAGGCGTTCGAATTCCTGGACGGCCTGGGAGGCATAACTCTGATCCCGGTCGATGGTCGGCATCTGTTTAAAATAACACAGGGCCTGTTGAAAGATGACATAAGGAATGATTTCATTGGCCGGATGCAGTTTTTCGAATTCTTTGTAGGCCGCAACAGCCAGGTCATAATCTTTATTTAAAAAATAACTATCGGCTAATTTGATCTCGGCCACGATGGCATATTGATTGTAAGGGAAGCGATCCTTGATTTTTTGGAAGGCTTCTATGGCCTTGTCGTATCGATTGCGCTGATAGGCATCCATGCCCTCCATAATCAGGGAATCCGCGGTCCGTTCCAACTCTTTGGAAGCTTCGCTTTTAAAAAGCCCGCAGCCATTTAAGAGGAAAAGGCCCCCCCCAACTAAGAAAAAAATCAGGTAATACCACGAAAATAATGCCGGGGAAGTCTTTTTCATAGGGTCTCCAGGTACCTCTCGACGGCCATAACCGCAGTGGCACCATCTCCAACAGCCGTGGAGATTTGTCTTAATAGTTTTCGACGGACATCTCCAGCGGCAAATATCCCCCGGATGGAAGTGGCCAGTCGTTCATTGGTTTTGATAAATCCTTGAGGGTCCAAGGCTAAAGTCTCTTTCAACCAACCCGTGTTGGGCTGGATACCGACAAAAATGAATAACCCCTTGACCGCGATGGTCCGGGCCGGTGAACCGTCTACCATTTTGATCCGGACCTCTTCCACCTGGCCGGTTCCCTGGATGGATTCCACCTCGGCATTCCAAACAGGCTGGATAATCGGTTCATTCAGGGCTTTTTCCTGTAGGATCCGGCAGGCCCGAAGTTGATCCCTGCGATGGATCAGGTATAACTTTTTGGCAAAACGGGTTAAAAAAAGGGCCTCCTGAACGGCAGTGTCTCCGCCACCGACCACGGCGATCTCTTCATCCCTGTAAAAAGGGCCGTCACAGGTGGCGCAGTAAGAGACCCCTTTGCCGCCAAAGAGGTTTTCTCCTGGAACGCCCAATTTTTTATAAGCCGCCCCACTGGCGATGATCAAGGCCCTGGCCTTATAGGTCCCCTGAGTGCCCTGGATTATTTTTTCAGGACCCTGGAGCGACAGGGAGATGATTTCATCATTGATAACCGGCAGTTCGAATCGTTCGGCTTGTTTGCGCATCCTTTCGACCAGGTCAAAACCGGATATCCCTTCAGGAAACCCCGGATAATTATCTACCCAGTCGGTAGATAAAACCTGGCCCCCCGGTATCAGCCTTTCAATGAGAATGGTCTTCAGCCGTGAACGCCGGGCATACAGACCGGCGGTTAACCCGGCAGGACCTCCCCCCACTATGATCAGATCGTAGATGGAATTTTCCACGGCCGGGCTTACAGGGTCTTTTTAATAGCGGTTTCTAAGGTGGTTTTGGAAACCGCTCCGGTTATCTGTTCGGCCACGGCCCCGTTTTTAAATAAGATCAGGGTGGGGATGGCGCGTATCCCATATTGTCCCGGTATTTTGGGGTTTTCATCGACATTTAATTTGCCTACTTTAAGTTGTCCTTGAAACTGAGAGGCCAGCTCCTCCACTGCCGGGGCAATCGCCCGGCAGGGGCCGCACCAGGCAGCCCAGAAGTCAACCAATGCCGGAGTGGAAGCTTCCAATATTTCTTTTTGAAAATTCTCGTCGGTTACTTCGGTGATATTTTTTTCAGCCATGGGTGCTCCCTTCTGTATTCTGTGGGTAAACAGGTTGGATTGTAAAAGTATGAAGAATTCTAATTCCCTTTCGCTCTTTTGTCAATACTTACCCAAATTTCTTAAGGAAAAATTTTGACTTTAGCTGCAATTTTAGTTAAAAGTTTTATTTCATCCCTATTCGGGAAAAGGAGATCATTATGGAAGAATTCAGACGTATGAACCGCCTGCCCCCCTATGTTTTTGCTACCGTCAATGCTTTAAAGATGGAGCTCAGGCGGCAGGGTGAAGATATTATCGACCTTGGAATGGGGAATCCTGACCTGGCCACCCCGAAACATATCGTGGATAAGCTCAGAGAAGCGGCCCTTAAATCGCATAACCATCGTTATTCGGCTTCCAGGGGGATCACCCGGTTGAGAACGGCCATCTGCGATTGGTATAAAAGGCGTTACCAGGTGGAACTGGACCCGGAGTCCGAAGCTATTGTCACCATCGGGGCCAAGGAAGGGATATCCCATCTGGTTTTGGCCACGACCAGCCCGGGGGATGTGGTTTTTGCCCCTGATCCCACCTACCCGATCCACCCCTTTTCGGTTATTATTGCCGGAGGGGATTTAAGGAGCATCCCTTTAAGCCATGATCGGGATTTTTTTGAGGATCTTTTGGCGGCCACCAGGCAGACCTGGCCGAGCCCCAAAATGTTGATCATTTCCTTTCCCCACAATCCGACCACCATGGTGGTGGACCTTAATTTTTTTAAGAAGATTGTGGACTTTGCAAAAGAACACCACATGATGGTCATTCATGACTTTGCCTATGCCGATCTGGTATTTGACGGCTACAAGGCCCCCAGTTTTATGCAGGTTCCCGGAGCCAAGGATGTCGGGGTGGAGCTTTTTTCTTTATCAAAAAGTTACAGCATGGCCGGCTGGCGGATGGGGTTTGCTGTAGGAAACCCCGATTTGATCCATGCCCTGACCCGGATAAAAAGCTATCTGGACTACGGGGTTTTTCAGCCAATCCAGATTGCCTCCATCATTGCCTTAAACGGGCCCCAGGAGTGCGTCCAGGAGATCGTGGGCACCTACAAGGAAAGAAGAGATACCCTGATTCGAGGGTTGAACCGGATCGGCTGGAAAATGGAAAAACCCAAAGGGACCATGTTCGTCTGGTCCAAGATCCCGGAGCCCTTCAGAAAAATGGGTTCGGTGGAATTTTCTAAATATCTTATCCGAGAGGGAAAGGTAGCGGTATCTCCGGGACGGGGTTTCGGAGAATACGGGGATGAATATGTCCGATTCGCCCTGGTCGAAAACTCCCATCGGATTAAACAGGCTATTCGCGGCATCAAAAAGGCTTTGAATAAAGGGTAAGGGACCTTCGGGGGACTCATGAAAACAATTCAAATCGGTTTAATCGGTTTTGGGACGGTAGGGACCGGGGTGGTCAAAATACTGCTTGAAAAAGAGGCCTTTCTTTCCTCCCTGGTCGGCAGGCCTTTGAAATTAAAAAGGATCGCCGATCTGGATATAAACCGGGACCGGGGGGTCCTGGTGCCTGAAGGCATTCTGGTGGATCAGGCCGATCAAATCCTCAATGACCCGGACATCTCGATCGTAATTGAACTGATCGGAGGTCTGGAACCGGCCAGGAGTTTAATTTTAAAGGCCCTGGAAAAAGGAAAACACGTCGTAACGGCCAACAAGGCCCTTCTGGCCCACAAAGGGGAGGAAATCTTCCAAAAGGCCGGAGAGTGTAAATTGGATATCGGTTTTGAGGCCAGTGTCTGCGGCGGCATCCCGGTTATTCTGGCCCTGCAGCAAGGGTTGGTGGCCAATGAAATCGAAAGCATCCTGGGGATCTTTAACGGGACCTCTAATTTTATCCTGACCCGGATGACCGAAGATGGACTGCTTTATCCGGAGGCCTTGAAAGAGGCCCAGCAAAGGGGGTTTGCCGAGGCCGACCCGACCCTGGATGTGGAAGGCATGGACACGGTTCATAAACTTTCTATTTTGATGCATTTGGCCTATGGGGCTCCATTGAATCCTGAGGCTATTTTTGTAGAGGGCATAACGCGAATCGGCCCTTTGGATATCGACTTTGCCCGGGAATTCGGTTATGGCATCAAGCTCCTGGCCATCTGCCGCAAGGATGGAGGCTTTTTGGAGGCCAGGGTCCATCCGACCATGATCCCCAAAGGACACATGCTGGCTAATGTCAAGGGGGCCTATAATGCCCTTTATATCTGCGGCGATTCGGTGGGAGATATTTTGCTTTACGGCCAGGGGGCCGGTATGATGCCGACCGGCAGTGCCGTGGTCAGTGATCTGGTCAATATAGGCCGAAATATTAACAAGGGGATCACCCAAAGGATCCCGCCGGGCTTTTCGGCCCCGGGTTATAAAGAAAAAGGGTTGACCTTAAAGCCCTTTACCGAGGTGAACACCCGTTATTATTTCCGGTTTTCCGCCCTGGATCGACCCGGAGTCCTTTCCAAAATAGCCGGTATTCTGGGGGCCCATAAGATCAGTATTGCTTCGGTAATCCAGAAGGGAAGAAAACTTGAAGGACCGGTCCCGATCGTCATGCTGACCCATGAGGCTAAAGAGTCCGGGGTCCAGAAGGCCATCCGGGAAATTGATCGTATGGAGGATATTACCGATCAAACCGTGATCGTCCGGGTGGAAAATTAAATTTTATGTAACACTCTTAGTTGTTTTAAAAGAGGGGTTTTCTTCACCGCAAAGGCGCGAAGAACGCAGAGAGAATTATCTTTGTTCAATCCCGTGAGAGGCGGGATTGAACAAAACAACCCTGGATTCCGGCCGGAAGGGCCTACACCTCGGAGGGAAGCGAAAGCTTTTCCCTTTCTGTCCTCTCAACAGAAAGGGAAAATTATCCTCTCTTCTTTGCGCCCTTTGTGGCTCTGCGGTGAAAATTGTTTTTCAAAAAGCTAAACTGATACGACTTTAAGTTGAAAGCGTTTAAATGAGTTTTACAAACAGAAAATATTGCATTTTGGTCGGGGATGGCATGGGGGATTACCCCCAGGAGGCCCTGGACGGAAAAACTCCCCTGGAAGCGGCTCAGACCCCTCATATGGATAGAGTGGCCTCCCAGGGGATTATGGGTTGGGCCCAGACTGTTCCCCCTGATTGTGAACCGGGAAGTGATATCGCCAACCTCTCACTTTTGGGTTATGATCCATCGGTATACCATACCGGCCGTGCCCCGTTGGAGGCGATCAGTCTGGGGATCCGGTTAGGGGAGGAGGACGTGGCCTTCCGGTGTAATCTGGTGCATCTGGATCAGCGGGCCGATGATGGGGTGGTGATGGACTCCTATAGTGCCGGCCATATTACCACCGAGGAAGCCGGTCTTTTAATTAAAGACCTAAACGCCTTCCTGGCTCATCCCACCAGGGCCTTTTATCCCGGGGTCAGTTATCGCCATATCCTGGTTTGGAACGGGGCCGATCCATTGGCTAAAACGCTGCCCCCTCATGACCTGACCGGCCAGGATGTGACCAACTATTTGAATTCCAAAGGGGATTTGGGGCCGATTGTGGAACTGATCCGTCGTTCCTGGCCTTTTCTGGAGCAACACTCCATTAACAGGTCCAGAAAGGAGCGGGATTTGTTGACGGCCAACTCTATTTGGTTATGGGGCCAGGGAAGAACCCCGGCCATGCCTTCTTTCCCGGAAAGATTCGGTCTCCGTGGGGGAGTGATCTCGGCCGTTGATCTGCTGAAAGGGATTGGATTGTCGGCCGGTCTGGATGCCCTGTTTGTGGAAGGGATCACCGGCTATTTAGATACCAATTATCTGGGGAAGGCGGAGAAGGCCCTGACTTTCCTGGACGATAAAGACCTGGTCTATGTCCATGTGGAAGCACCGGATGAGGCTTCTCATGAGGGAAGTCTGGAGAAAAAGATCCAGGCCATCGAGGCCTTCGATCGGGAGGTGGTGGGACCGGTCCTCAAAGGGCTTGACCGATTCGAAGCCTATTCCCTGCTGATCATTACCGACCATTTTACCCCCCTTCAGGTGATGACCCACACCCGTGAACCGGTTCCTTTAGCGGTCCTGCACTCCGAAGACCGCTCCGGCCTTTTCCGGAAAAGGGGTTTTTCTGAAAGATCGGCTTTTGAGGGAGAGGTTTCCTTCCCAAAGGGAGATCAACTCATGTCCTGGTTTTTGGGGGACCGGCAGGGATCAGGGATCGGGGGTCAGGGATCGGGGGTCGGCGAAAGACATTTTCATTCTTCGTAGTGCCCGACCCGGGCATGAGCGCTTAGTAAGAAAATAAAGATGCAAGATGCAGGTTTCAAGTTTCAAGTGAGAAAAACCTTGGACCCCTTATTCGTTGCGCCCCATTGGATGCATGTGGGATTTAGTTCGAAAATAGAGTTCGAGTTCAATTCATCAACTGCGCTATTTTTATGATTCGTGGTGTCACGCCACTATCGTGGCATGAGGGTTTATTATGAAATATTTCCAAACGACTTACCGGGTCATCTACGGCGATGTGGACTCCATGCAGGTGGCCTATTATGCCAATTATCTGCGCTGGTTCGAGATCGGCCGAACGGAGTTGATCCGGCATCTGGGACTTTCCTATGCCGAGATAGAGTCCAGGGGATATCGGTTGCCGGTGACCGAGGCCTACTGTAAATATGCCAAGTCGGCCCGTTATGATGAAATATTATTGATCAACACCGGGGTCGGTTTTATCCGAAAGGCTTCTATGCGCTTTGATTACCGGATAGTAAACCAGGAAAACGATTTGCTGGTTCAGGGATATACGGTCCATGCCTGTTTGGACCGGGACGGAAAACTGGTTCGACTCCCGGAAGCGCTATTTCCCCTTCTGGAAAATTGGAAATAAAAATATTTTATGGTTGACAAAAATTTTTTTGTCAGTTAAATTGAATATTTTAAAATTTCTGGTGAGGAAATAGCCATGTATGCCATTATTCAAACCGGGGGAAAACAATATCAAGTAGCCCCTGGAGACGTGATCCGAATCGAATCCCTGGGGGGAGAAAAAGGGGATGCGGTATCGATACCCAAGGTTTTATTCGTTGCCCGGGAGCAGGATATTTTAGTGGGTAAACCCTATTTGGAAGGGGTTTCCGTGGTGGGGGAAATTCTTCACCAGGGACGTGATCGAAAGATATTAATTTTTAAGCATAAAAGAAGAAAAGGGTATCGGAAATTGGTCGGACACCGGCAACCCTATACCCAGTTCAAAATAAAAGAAATTCAAGGGATTTAAAGGGGTTTTTATGGCACATAAAAAAGCCGGCGGCAGTTCCAGAAACGGCCGGGACAGCGCGGGACATCGTTTTGGGATAAAGCGTTATGCCGGCCAGAGGGTCAAGGCCGGGAATATCCTGGTCCGACAGGTAGGCACCAAATTTCACCCCGGAGAAAATGTGGGTTTGGGGAAAGATTTCACCCTCTTTGCCAAAATAGAGGGTGTGGTGACCTTCGAGCGGTGGGGAAAAGATCGAAAAAGGATAAGCATTTATTAAAGTTCCCCCTTTCCTGGACCAGGAAGAAATTAGCTCCATTCTGATTCTAATCTTTCCAATCTACCCAGGTACCCGACCATAAAGGGTAGGGAATACACTCGCCAGATATCTTTGAAATTTTTTGATGAGGCCAAGATTTTTGTTCGATCCGGTGACGGGGGTAATGGCTGTTTAAGCTTCCGCAGAGAACGCTTTAAGCCCTATGGAGGTCCGGATGGCGGCGATGGGGGCAAGGGCGGCGACGTTTTGATTACGGCCACCTCCCAGGTCCAGTCCTTACTGGATTTTCATTTTCGGCAGCATTTTAAGGCCCCTAAAGGTACCCATGGCCAGGGGAATGAGCGAAACGGCCGAAAAGGTCTGGACCTTCGCATCCTCGTTCCTTTAGGGACCCTGGTCCGAGAGGCCGAAACAGGCCAGTTTTTAGCGGATTTGACCACCGAAGGGCAGACGATAGTTGCCGCTCAGGGAGGAAGAGGGGGCAAGGGGAATAAACACTTTGCCACCGCCACCCATCGAACCCCGAGATTTGCCCAAAAAGGGGAGCCCGGCCAGGAGGCCTGGCTGTTCCTGGAGTTGAAAGTACTGGCCCATGTGGGGCTGGTGGGCCTGCCCAATGCCGGAAAATCGACCCTCCTATCGCGGCTTTCAGCCGCCAAACCTAAGATATCCGACTATCCCTTTACTACCCTGTCCCCGAATTTAGGGATTCTTGAAAACGACCAGGGCCATCGCCTGACCATAGCCGATATCCCAGGGGTAATCGCCGGGGCCAGCCAGGGGGCCGGTTTGGGACTCAAATTCCTCAAACACATTGAACGAACCCTGATTCTGGTATTTCTCATTGACGGCTCTTTACCAGGGGAGGAACCTTTTTTTGCCTATCAAACCCTGATTAAAGAAATGGAGACTTTTAATCCCGCCCTCCTGGAAAAACCCCGGTTGGTGGTGGTTAATAAAATGGACCTGTCCTTATCGAAAACGAATTTCGAAAGGATAAAAAAGAAGTTCAAAAAACACCGGTTGGAGGTAATCCCCCTAGCGGCCAAAACCGGAGAAGGTATCCCCTTATTAATCCAGCACCTTTTTAATACCATTGTACCTGAAGACCATGGAAAAACAGACCGGATTGACAGAACAACGGAAAGCCCTGATTAAAGGGGTAAGAAAGATCGTTATAAAAATAGGTAGTGCCGTCCTGACCGAGAAAGGGACCTTACACCGCCCTACCATTGCCCGCTTAGCGGATGAGATCGCTTTTTTGAGGGAGAAAGGGTATCAAACGGCCATCGTCAGTTCCGGCGCCATTGCTTCCGGGGTGGGCCGAATGGGGATGAGTCGGAAACCGGTCACCATTCCCCAGAAACAAGCGGTAGCGGCCATCGGGCAG
Protein-coding sequences here:
- a CDS encoding YafY family transcriptional regulator, yielding MGKKLAYERYYWFHGQIKGCRYPNARKLAESFEVSEKQAQRDIEFIRDRLGAPLVYHSQEKGYIYEDPHFELPPVWLKEEELFALCLALRFTAVMPDRRLKDSLDKAFEKFLAFRFVNPPPGLDEVRKKVSIKNVVYSKVDENIFHPVLYALFQEETLKINYFSPHKNESTERVIRPLHLFCYLGNWHLIAFCRLKKALRDFALSRVRTIEKVVPELPLPEYLPPIKEYLDRNFGVMSGKESMEVCLRFSPQVANWVSEQIWHNDQKVYYTSDGSLCLQFPVANFKEVRREILKYGAGVEVLFPLELREEVKREIGKMAQVYL
- a CDS encoding helix-turn-helix domain-containing protein, producing the protein MKRKTDFDRYLEEQLKDEDFADRFKKAGQAWDVALQLASLRKKSGLSQKELAEKVGTSQQQISRLESPSYEGHSLSMLRRVTEILGAKIRVEIQYKEGPEQFSVAEKKADYGVKKKSRL
- a CDS encoding long-chain fatty acid--CoA ligase, which produces MQKEHPWHQHYDYNVPTTIRYPRLPVHDLLQLPANAFPDKAAFNFYGTEMTFYELRNYVLRMANALGALGISKGDRVGLHLPNCPQYPIAYYAALSLGAIVVNLNPMYTPDELKALAAKTGITTLVTFDMVLPHIKALCQTVSIPRVIVTRVTDFINGFGQSTPKDLDLEEGWHHFSLLIENCSSTKRPKVQVNPEDPALIQFTGGTTGLPKGAILTHANVIAATLQCSLWGTPTMSLTPPEKRIFLAILPYFHVYGNIVVMNNALLNCATQILVPRFQIDELVDLLAKFEKITFFPTVPTLITALINHPRASELQLDKKLGLLNSGGAPMPVELIEQVKDMGIYFGEGWGMSETTSLGTSSPILGLKKTGSIGIPFPDTDLRLVDLAEGKEEVPQGQPGEIIIKSPLIMKGYWEEPEETAGQLKDGWLYTGDIAVRDEDGYLFIVDRKKDMIIAGGFNIYPREIDEVLFQHPKVQDAVSVGIPDQYRGETVKACIVLKTGETASEEEIITFCREKLAAYKVPKKVEFRDSLPKSAVGKVLRKILRDEEEAKRKKS
- a CDS encoding outer membrane protein assembly factor BamD, whose protein sequence is MKKTSPALFSWYYLIFFLVGGGLFLLNGCGLFKSEASKELERTADSLIMEGMDAYQRNRYDKAIEAFQKIKDRFPYNQYAIVAEIKLADSYFLNKDYDLAVAAYKEFEKLHPANEIIPYVIFQQALCYFKQMPTIDRDQSYASQAVQEFERLIKGFPKSEYVSQAQTNLISARKNLVAHEYYIGEFYFKGKKYEAALGRFEGILRKFPDTPHPPKMDEYIRICQAKMDQNPPQKAKTP
- the trxB gene encoding thioredoxin-disulfide reductase, which translates into the protein MENSIYDLIIVGGGPAGLTAGLYARRSRLKTILIERLIPGGQVLSTDWVDNYPGFPEGISGFDLVERMRKQAERFELPVINDEIISLSLQGPEKIIQGTQGTYKARALIIASGAAYKKLGVPGENLFGGKGVSYCATCDGPFYRDEEIAVVGGGDTAVQEALFLTRFAKKLYLIHRRDQLRACRILQEKALNEPIIQPVWNAEVESIQGTGQVEEVRIKMVDGSPARTIAVKGLFIFVGIQPNTGWLKETLALDPQGFIKTNERLATSIRGIFAAGDVRRKLLRQISTAVGDGATAVMAVERYLETL
- the trxA gene encoding thioredoxin, which produces MAEKNITEVTDENFQKEILEASTPALVDFWAAWCGPCRAIAPAVEELASQFQGQLKVGKLNVDENPKIPGQYGIRAIPTLILFKNGAVAEQITGAVSKTTLETAIKKTL